In the genome of Artemia franciscana chromosome 16, ASM3288406v1, whole genome shotgun sequence, the window gtttCTCAGAAAAACTTTCTGtaagtttatattcattttctaaTAGACATAGCGTCTGCTGAGAGTGGTTTTGCCGAATATAGCAATTTTGCCAAAGCTGAGTTACAAATGCTATctcgtgtaaaaaaaaaaaaaaaactgctttcgAATGGCCTGATTAAAACTGATGTAAGTCGTTTCTAGCTGTCTGTATTTTGAAATTCTCCATTGCCAAATCACACATTGTTTTATGCAGTTTTGCCGAATTCCACTCGCATGGTCCGTTTTACCGAAACTTACTGATATGCTGAACGTGACGTTGGAGAAGAAAATACCGATCTTTCTTATCTTGGTGAGAAAGATATTTATTTAGTCTCGAGGCCCAAGAGAatgaaaatgtcaattttttatgatatttttaaaCAGGCAGGTAAGAATTAGGTATTCTGAGGAATTGGAATGTTACATGGTCAGATATGTGTGTTCTCAAAATCGCAATCATATAATGAACTACATGATGCAAGACATCCTGAAGAAGCATTTGAACGTCAAGAGCATAATAATGAAGTATTCTAAACCTGGTCATTCCACAATTCAGGAAGTTGCTCCTGTTCACAGCATCATTGGATGTCTTTTCGCTATTACAATTGTCACAGACAAGGATGTCTTTTCGCTACTTCAGTTGACAAAAAGATTTTGATTGTTCAACCCTGTGACCCGTTTGTCACTATTCAAATGTTCAGGCAGAAGCTTTTTGATTAAGCCTGTAAGAACTACTCAAAAGAGTATTCTATAAGACTTCGTTGACAGAAACTAATCCTTCTGTAGCGCTGATTGAACCAGAGGCTAGCCAAAAGAGGCCATTGCCAAATGTGTAAGCAGTGAGTGTCGTAAAAAGATTGCTGCCTCCTGTACCTTCTTGCACTGTAGTTCAGTAGCCAACAGCAAAAGTATAGGACGTAGAATCACTCTACCGTTTCATGCCAACATTATATATGGTATGCACGAAAATTCTCATTAGAATTTGTAACAGAGCTGAGGCACTTAGTACTTAAGCTGAAACCATAGATTGTCCCGAAACAGCCTCCGATTGCTAAAACTTGAAATTCCAAGGAGTTTCTCGCTAAGTGACACCTATCGTAGATCTTTTGCTGAATTTATTGTAAAATTCTAAGTTAATTGTCGAAGATAAAATTTGTCCATCAGATGAAATATGTTTTGCCAAAAGTCATATTTCTAATTCACGCTGAACCAAATCTGCTTTGCCATGTTTTATCTATACTCCTGAATTTTCAGGCGGTTTTGCTGAAGCTAATATTCGTTTCTTtttatctcaggaacagctcaCCTCAGGCCAGTTGAAATAAACACAACGATGCATGGAATTTTTCTTCCGAAAATCCTTTtcctttaaaacaaatttttcttttaaaacaaaattcagcaCTCTCATTATTGCCGATCCTtagataaaaatgtaaaaattttaaaattaatttcctcATCATTTTAGAAATACAGATTAGGCAAAATCACTCTCAGCAGATGATAGTTTCATTATGGTTAAGTGTAGGAAAATTTGTAAGGTTTTTTCCAGCTTTTTTTGCTTAAGAACTAAAATATCGGattgcaatttaatttttatttgaagttgaatagcaaataataaaactttaacTAGCTGTAGTTTtgtacaattattttttataacaattttgtCCTTAATTCAGGGTTGATGGATAGACGATTTATAATTAGGTGGATcgaaaataagaattatttttggtcTTCTATAGGGTATTAGTAATTTTGAGACCAGACTGGCTGATGatggcaaaacaaaaaaatggagaacactaaaaaaaaacggtgaTTTGaaagccagtaaaaaaaaaaaaaaaaaaaaaaacagaaacaagcTAAATATTTTGACTGAACCATTCACTTAGCTGAGAtcgatagaaataaaaaaaaaactaaaataaaaaaagtcctCAGAAACAAAGGAAAgggaatattaaaaaataaaagagacgAACCTTTATCTGAAGCAACAATGAAATGGGTGCTGAATAAAAAACATGATGCTAAGTGGAAGAATTAAGTTTtagattggattttttttatccataAGATTTTCTGAACACTAATCTTTTATCTTGTTCAACAGAATAGACTTTTCGGTATGTTACACGATAAcatgaaaaatgcaaaaaatcagactcaaacatttcgtggtagtgaaataagtaaggagcgactcgatCTACATGTaaccaaaactgaaaaaagattttgataaaaatagatacatcaaaagaattaaattataaatgcCGGTTCTgaatatataaagttcattaagtttaaagttacccatcagaagttacaagcctgagaaaactcgcaaaattttcaaaaagggaagaATCACCCCGAAAAGTAaagtgatcttaataaaaatcacacgatcagattcagcgcatcagggAGCCCTTTTATAGTGGTTTCAAGCTTTTATATACAgatttgttgaattttgaatttagttttttgccagaagaaagatcacgtatgcatgtttatttgatttttttccaggagtgatcgtatcgaaccagtgttCCTAGAAGAccagaagagggctcatttgatcgtaAATCTGAAGTTCTAGAGTCCCTTTTAATCGAACTGAACGACTGGAGGGAAAGTAGACCCCTACTGCCCCCATTTTCCCAGAGATAtacaaccaaaattttgaaataaccctttgatttaaaattgttgaaagatccaatgaCTATGTCCCTGGAAATGATATGACGTACTTGGTCCCTGGGGaaaaggctgcaagttaccGTAGTTCCTCTTagttttacacatagtatttgttatcggGAACAACCATTTTTCTTGGGGGGTTATTTTTGCGGGAGGGACTTTCAGCAGGTGAATTTCCGTGGGTAGTACTGTTTCTGGTTGGAGAATCCCATTGGAAATTTTACAAGGGGGAGAGGTATTTCaggaatgatttgaaaaacggttagaaattaattaaagataAACATGTTTATTTCagctgaaaagaaaagaaaagcttAAAAGATAGggaattattccatatataatggggtttgccccttcctcaaccctcgctcttgaaaaaataattttttctgctCAAAGTAAGGTCcattattaaaacataaaaggaTGAGAGATTTTTCTCAAGGGGGGCTACCCCTTCCTCAGCATTCACTCTTTATCCTAAAGTCTGACTTTTtgacacgatttttttttaaagtcttcTCAAACTCAAAGGGTATTGATTTTGAaagataaatatttgaaaaagaactttgagactttagtataaagagtgagggCTTAGGGAGGGGCAGCCCTTCTCATGttcggaataatttatgttcgtttttgcCATCTGACCCtgactcaggaatggtaactattactttggttttgtcttacaagtaaaaatttattgagaaaagaaatttatgatgATTTCGAAAACCActcgaaaatggcgtcagatcaaaatgataAGTGTACCATTGAAATCAGCCTGGGCAAAAACCTTCTTTACGGAAATTATAGTCCCCATCcctgaacaacaaggaaaatcacttttttgcttcggtagcactgatctgtctcccgttttttttgttgttttggtttttttttttttttcattaggcccagtgggctaccagaacatcatagagggatgcttaatggctcattcgaaAGCTATTTCGAATATCTacgtgatttatttttaaattccacaATCTTCAAGTAACAGATCAAAAATGACACTAAAATGGCACTTTATGTGCCACTTCTAAAGGAGTGGCACTAGCAGGCTACCAAAACATCCTGGGCGAATTTTTGTATCTGATATACAAGATGTTGCTCATATCTACATTCtttctataaattttaccatctgaaagttccaaatggcGCTAAAAACGCCAGTTTTGGTGCCACATCTCAAGTGAAAAGCTGGAGCTATTGGGCAAGCAGAACTTATAAGggtgatgtttaatggctcatttgaaagctattgctcatatctatgtatttttttaatcaattctaCCATCCGTAATTACGATATAGCACTTTTGGTTCCACAAAAAAGTGTTGGAGAACAACAGTTTTGGTGCCACAACAAAAGTATTGGAGAACAACATTTTTGGTTCCACTTCTTAAGCGGAAAAGCTCTGAAGTACAAAACCAGAACTCTTAACTGGAGGTATATAAGAACCCCTCCCTTACACTCCCCCTCGCAGCCCCCTTAGTAAGTTTCGTGAATCGTCTGCTTGTCAGTAAGCTACTGAAACATTAGGAGGCTACCACACCATCGTAaatagatgtttaatggctcaattAAAAGCTGTTATTTATATCTACTAGGTTTTTACGAATTTTACCATCTATTGGATTTCACAGATTTCAATGTTAACTAGTTTCTGGGAAGAATTTGCAATTAACTCTTTGTCATGGCTGAAGCATTAGCTGCAACCTATTGGAGAGAGAAACACGACCCAtaataactaaaagttaaaaaccgTTCATACggtctttttttcctttttttccaggCCTGGTGGGTTACTAAAACATCATATAGAGACGGTTACGGGATAATTCAAAATCTCATATATACGttgtttatataaattttgcCATCTGCATGTGCCAGACTGGACGAAAAAAGGCACTCTTTATCccatttctcaaggggtgggGCTAgggggctaccagaacatcttaGATAGATTATTGATAgcttatataaaaattattgctcaaaTCTATTTTCTTCCTATagattccaccatctgcaagttgTGAGTGGCACTGAAAACGGCACTTTAGGTGCCaggtctcaagtggaaaagctggggctagtgaGCTACCAGAAATTTTTAGAGTAATGTTTAATGGCTCCTTTGAAAGCTTTTGCTCATATTTATATGCATTTGATCTGTTCTACCATTCATAAGTGAGATATAAcactgaaaacaacacttttggtgccatttttTAAGTAGAAAGTTATGGAAGTATAAAACGGTACATGGTCCAAAATATTTAGCCGGAGGTTTACAAGAAAACCACCCGCATCTTAATCCTCCGGCCCCCCTAAAAAGCTACACAATTAAAGTCCTACAAAcaccaataaattaaattacattattaaaactgtttgaaacaaaaaaaaagttttttttaatgaaagtaaggagcgacattaaacttaaaacgaacagaaattactccgtatttgaaaggggcttttcctcctcaacgccccgctctttactgtaaagtttgactctttttcttaactctacattttaaaacagtaaaaaactaattctaagaattaatagagTAATTAATAGAAGAATTAATAGAAGTAATTCTAAGGATTAATAGATTTGGGCAAACTTTACAAATGAAGGATAGTTAGTTGTCCAAAATTGCACTTTTCAGCTACCAACCCGGGCCGAACGAAAAACAGAGCTTCCTGGAAAAAGAATAGGAACAGGccataatgaaattttttaagagAATTTGAGCATTGTATGAGGGAGCAAAGAGTGAAATTTTGAATAGGTTGGGCTGGAGGAAAAGTATGGAGAGCTGTGTTGACGTCAGGTTGATCGGTACTGCAATAAACGTTTTAGTAGCAAAAGTAACAGAAATTTGTCAGTGTCTTCGACAGTGTATTATGAGgtaatgattttgaaaaaaagttaacgTACATAAAACTATGTAGATGCGTTGTAGGGTTAACCTTGATGAGTCTTTCCATGCTTAAATTGTCCATTACAAAGTAAAAATTGtgcatttcaagaaaaaaacgattctcagaaaaactttcaaaaggtTATAATTATTGAGCAGTTAAAAAGAATACTGGGTGGAAGGCAATGGTGATTTAGATGATTTGGCTATGGCCCCTTCGTAATGTTCAAAAATCACGGACAatcgttctttttttgtaaaaatcttCGTTTCAATAAGAGACTGGACAATTCATTGCTATAGCTTGTACTTTTTCCTCATCCCCTTAGTTATTTCCGCATGTTTGAAACTGTAAGTCGATTGCTGAAATTCATCCTACGACATGTCATTGTGTGTTTGTTGTTTGAAAGTTCAATTTTGAACAAACAGCCTATAATTATGGCCCCTTGTTATGAATTAAATCTTCTATTTTAAGTTAAACAAGGAAAAAGTTTGAGGAGTAATACAAAAGTTGGGAAGTGTCGAAGAATTTTGGAATACATTATAGAACTTATCAACATCTAGGTGCCCTTAAGTCTACACTACTGATGTTTAAGGTAGAATcgaagataaattttattttctctttgatgtGTTAGATGTTAAAGAGTGTCCTTTACTGAAGCCTTTATCCTCTATATCTTAATCAGAAAAAAGTGAACCATAGTAGGTAGTTTCTAAAACTTATAAAACCGTATTTCCGAAGAAAGCTTGTACTAAAAAGTGTTTGTAATTAAACATTGAATCacctattataattttttattcagacTTAAATCAACACTGATttgtaattaaagaaaaaactattcaaaatacGACGGTCCATAGTAGCTAAAATCTCAAAAGAGcggaaacaaaaaaattgtttacggAGTTTGGTTTCCTAATttattcaagtaaaaaaaaaacattcttttcaTCCAAACTAAATTGATAATTGGGTGGAGTTCCAAACACAATCAAAGCACACTATGTGCTTCCTGGATGTGAAAAAGGAAATTCCAGCAATAATTAAAGAATGACGGAAGatcttaagttgaaacttttaaggtttgatgttgAAGAAACATTGAAGAGCGATCAGTCCCCTCCCCTCCTTACCCATTTTATATGCCCCTTCTAATCAAcactgatcaaaactttgaaattgtcgttttgttcaaactagtcaaaaggtctagTAGCTGTATTTCCATGTCCCCATATCCCAGGGGCAATGACTTGTAAATTACTCAATTGCCAATTGCTTAGATGCAGGATttgttattaagaaaagaaaaaaaataattgattctGGCTGTATCTGAAAAAGGTTAAGGGCATTACTTTGGAGAATTTTGTGGAATATGTCTCACTagatcaaaaggcactatgtgcacctagtttattaaaaggaaaatctatAATATTGTAAGATCGGCAGACGGTATTAAGTTGATAATTTCAGGATATGCAGAGGGGGATGTTAAAAAGGGCTTAAAAGGCCGTCAGTCACCTCCCGTTCCCTTTTTAGTTGCTCTCCCTCCAaagaaatttgattaaaattttgaaatagacactctgtgcatgctggttgtcaGAAGACCGCATCatcaatatctaaggaacgacTGATGATATTATACTGAAAACTTCAGGAGATCCGTACGCTAAGAGGGATGTTGAAGATctatcggagggcaaccagcctctTATTGCCATTTTTAGATTCTTCCTTCACTCATCACCGATCAAAACAGTCAATGCCTCTAGTGACTATGCCTTTGCGGATACAATGTCCCAAAACCCCCTAAGGCAAGAATTGCAATCTGCTCTTTTTTACGTgcagaaatttttaattagGAAAACGGGAGATGTATATTCTAAGTTTGTTCAAAAAGGTTAAGTATACTAAGGTGAGGCTTCAGTGAATTTTGAGGGATATGTCAAACTAAATAtaaacatactatgtgcatccTGTTTATCAAAAACAAGTATATGTAACATCACAAGAACAGCGGTGAATATAAAGTGTAAACTTTCAGTGCATGATGGAGGATGTTAAAAAGTGGTTGGAGGGATAACAGCTCCCTGCCATTCCTACCAtttctgatcgaaattttggaATAGCCGTCTTGTTCAGAAAAGTCGAATAACCCCACATCCAGGGATGAAGTAACCCTTATCAGTCCtgaggcaagtgttgtaagttgtAGAAGTCACCGATCGTTTACATAAAAGGTTGGTTATAGGAAAAAGGGAGCATGTTTGatcaaaaatgtccaaaaatgATCGGAATGTTAAGataaaattcttagaaaatgctGCGGGGGATGTGAAACAACATCGAGAACATTATTTGCAGgaggacaaaaaacagaagtAATAAGAACAAAACAGAAGTATCGAATGAACGATTAacggtattaaattgaaactttaaaagcaTGTTGAGATGGATGTTGAAAAGGGAAAGAAGGataacccccacccccttttaGATGCCTCTCTTAACACTGATGGAGATCTTAAAAGGCCACTTTATTCGAATCTTAAGACTAAGACTTTATCTTAAAAGCgggtaagggtattaacttggcaattttagggctactatcactactactacttttatggCTGCAAATAAAACTGCTTGCGACTGCAAATGTGACTTCCAACCGCGACTACTCGCAGCTGTGACTGTGATTGCTTGCTACTGCAACTACATGTACTTTTGACTACTTTTATGGAATATCAAAAAGTATGTTCAACTTTAAAacttcaatattaaaaaaaacatcattttcatattttgatactttgatgaaactttgatattgaaaaaaaaactgctgctGGAATGGGAAATGCTGAAAAACCcaaaactttggcaatcaaaagacaacagaaattaaaaaaaaaaatccgaaaaagaagtttttcaacggaaaatagaactatattaaacttaagacgagcagaaataaattcttataaCAATTCACACTCAAAGCGACCAGAAActactatcaaagaataaatgaaacccaaaacaaacagaaaccaTAATATGACAATTATTCAGATTATGGTTTTTCTTCTTTCGAAGGATTTTTCAAGACacgtaatattttaaataaaacacagATGACGCCGAAGGCTTGAGACATTTACAGCTAGTGGGCAGTtgccaaactcttgtttatactgatttttattacaaaactaAGGatggaattttataatttatttactaaGGGATGATATTTCCTATCTTGATTTTagtgaaattttcattaaaatttgaataaataagtCATGTTTAAAAGTCCAAGAATCTTTCaggctaaaaagaaaagaaaaaataaaatagtgctCAGCCTGGGTCCCAGGTTATCTGGGTCAGATTGCGAGGGGGCtcgatatttaaaaaataacaaacaaaataggtaaattacgctgcatatacaataaaattttgggaaaagCACCTATCCTGCTTCCTCACATGGTGAGTCAAACGAAACTCGTATGTTATATATCCAGTTCTATAAGAATAACATTGACCCAGAATGCTTAGGCTTCGTTCCAACTACTCGAACTGGTACAGAGGGATCCAGCAACCTTATCCCAGGAATAGACAATAGTGGTGCAGATTCTGGCTCTCCGTTTAtgcttttcataaatttttctgcTTCTTGGTAATATACTGCTATCTgttcctttttcttattttctttctttgtctgACTGTAATTAGGTGTTGATGGTCTGTATCTGGGTTTCATGAAAATTTTGCGCAAAGGCTGGCTTAATTCACTGGTTGGCGTGGCAGCCCCATTTGGTTTTGTTTGGATTTCTACTTCTGATGCATTGTGGTAATTTTTGTCTTTGGTTCTGAGGCTAGCTGCCCCATACTTGGAAGagttattaatcttaagtccaTGAACTATACCAATTTGAACTTGAAGTGTTCCTATTGCTGGGACATTGATGAACTTTGTCATAATAGACTGCTCTAAGTTTGAATTTGAAGGGTATTCAGATTTCGTAACACGTGTCATActtggaatatttttaaaagatagTTTATGGGTGCCAAGATTTGAACCCAAACGGGAAGGGATTCCTGACAGTTTTTTTGTTGCAGTTTCTGACTGAATCAATGAATGACTATCATTTGTCTTAATCTCTTCTGAATTATTTGGTCTACCTTTATTGGTATTTTTAGACATCATAGCAGTGGTTTGATTTGGCTTTGTACTATTTATCTCAAAATGGTGGGAGTTAGATGGGTTTCCTGTGGTGAGTTTTGACTGATTCATTGAATCactataatttttctgtttttcttctggAGCACTGTGTTCTTCTGcatctttttcaacttttgaggCCGCTGTTTTAGTACCATCTAACTCAAGCTTATTGATAACCAACGGGTTTCTTGTAGTAATATCTGACCAATTTAACGACATGTTTCTATTTGCATTAGTCTCTTTCGAAGCgttcgatttttctttttgagcaTCTAATACCAATATTGAGttggttttattcatttttaggcTGTTCATTGAATACTCGTGACTTTTGGACGATTCTCTTCCTGGAAGCTTCGAACGGTCAAATAGCTGCCATTCATATATGATTTGGCTTCTAGttgtattgtttattttatgctGGTTCTCTGTACGATTAAAATTGTTGTCTTTCTTGTTGTTACCCAACATGGATTTATTCCCTACCAAAAGCTGGGTATAGTTTTTGCTCTTAAATGGTGCTTGAGTCAGCACATCTTTTCCTGTATTGGGCACTTTTCCATCTTTTAAAACTGCTCTTTTACTATGATCTTCATTTctgaaattgtaattttttcttttcttgctaATTTTCCTCCCTTTTCGCTTTTTAATTTGTCTATGGGCTACCTTGGATTTAGAGTTATTTGTCAGTAAAGGGGTGAATACTGaaacttttgtctttttttggggAGGTCTATCTGATACTTTCTTATAGCTAGCTAGTTTTCTGAGACTTGCCTTTCCATCAATACCAGGGTTGATATATATGAAATTTGTATTCAAAGGGGAAAATTTTGGTCCCAACTTTTGAATTTCACCAAATCTTCTGTCACTGTGGCTATTTTCTTTGGCCTCAGTATTGCTcgctgaaaatgaaaaaaaattagcctttATTGTTAAGAAAAGTGGCTTCAGTGATTGTACAAATGCTTACACAAGGCTATGAGAAATAAAAGCATGGCTAATTATCTGTGCTTTTACTTGAAATTATATTATCAATATAACAAACGTGATGCTTAATGTAAACaagaaaattagcaaaatgtGTTCACGATCAAGCAAcatctttttttatagtaagCAATACTCTatcaaataaagtttaaaaataacatattaAAACCAATGGTACAGCGCAGCCTAGCTAGAGAGCCAAGTGCGTGcaatgtattgttttttttttatcaaaattcttttcctAGCCACcttttatgaaaggggtggtcaaaggaaaaagaaacgcAACTCTTttgattgaaattgaaagtttcagtgctctttttaagagatGGAACTGAGCAGAAGGCAACCAGCCCaatgacgtaacatgcacctgcgtcTTGCCCTAAGGGGTTGTTACGTAACAcgcacctgcatctcttagtaATTATTTCCTATgatgtaacatgcacctgcatcttgccctgagggtttgCCGTTCAACTTAAAccattaaagaaagaaaagagtagtggccATGGGTCTCACGAAATCCACAGGGCCGTCACATCTAGTATTTTGTAGTGCTGATTACCTGGATTACACTTTGCGCAGTGATCTTTGTAAAGTTTTGAATGGAATTTTTGAGtctgttttcattgaaatttcgATCGACAAAAAGTTAGCAATCATTAGACAAATACAGAACCAACCAAGCAAATCGATTCCTTGTTTCCAAGGAATTTTTGTCAAGGTTAAGTATGAAATATGCAGAAGTAATTAtagaatttcattttagtagACTTCAGTGTTAACCTGTTAAAAACATCATCTACAACTTCCTATGACTTTTATCCTCTGCTTTATCCTTTAATATGTTTCCTTCTATTCCTACTAGACTTAGTGACACATCTTCCAaattaattgacaatatttttctattttagtgcCTAAGTCGAGCTTTGTTATCATGCCTGCTATCTGTGACCACTTTCCAAATTGTTCTATTACAAATTATTCTATCTCTGGTGTACCTTCAATCCCATCCATTCCTTGTAATTTACCATTCCATTACAAACAGCATCAACTTGAACAGTTTAAATTGCGATTGTCTGATACCTCATGGGAGTTCTTCACTGATTCAAGTTGGTCTGTTGGTAATCTTTTCAACCAATTTTGTGATTTTATCAAAGAGGCCTTTGTTGATAGTTCTTTTGCAACCTCAGATGTTAAAAGTTCCAAGTGTTCAGTTCCTCGTGCCCCTTGGATGTTTGCAGCTCTTCTTAATGGtataaaaagaaatacttaTTTGTGGAAGGCATTCAAGTCCTCTAGCTCTCATCATCATcttgaaaagtagaaaaaatatagaaatttattaAACTTCTTAATTCGTAAAGCCAAGAGTATTTATTACTCATAAATGTTCTCCCAATTCGGcaagaatatgaaaaaaaccgA includes:
- the LOC136037148 gene encoding uncharacterized protein LOC136037148; the encoded protein is MKLVINKNQQEKSSTLFGILVFSVIFASNTEAKENSHSDRRFGEIQKLGPKFSPLNTNFIYINPGIDGKASLRKLASYKKVSDRPPQKKTKVSVFTPLLTNNSKSKVAHRQIKKRKGRKISKKRKNYNFRNEDHSKRAVLKDGKVPNTGKDVLTQAPFKSKNYTQLLVGNKSMLGNNKKDNNFNRTENQHKINNTTRSQIIYEWQLFDRSKLPGRESSKSHEYSMNSLKMNKTNSILVLDAQKEKSNASKETNANRNMSLNWSDITTRNPLVINKLELDGTKTAASKVEKDAEEHSAPEEKQKNYSDSMNQSKLTTGNPSNSHHFEINSTKPNQTTAMMSKNTNKGRPNNSEEIKTNDSHSLIQSETATKKLSGIPSRLGSNLGTHKLSFKNIPSMTRVTKSEYPSNSNLEQSIMTKFINVPAIGTLQVQIGIVHGLKINNSSKYGAASLRTKDKNYHNASEVEIQTKPNGAATPTSELSQPLRKIFMKPRYRPSTPNYSQTKKENKKKEQIAVYYQEAEKFMKSINGEPESAPLLSIPGIRLLDPSVPVRVVGTKPKHSGSMLFL